The nucleotide window TCAGAATTCAATTGACTCCAAGAAGTTCCTTGGGGATCCAGATCCTGTTTAGACTCTGGAATTCAGAAGCTCAAAGTTAGCCTAATATATACTCCTTGAGTCAATATATTTTCCTAATATATACTCCTTGAGTCATTGTGGTCTACACTGATCCACTAGGGTCAATGAAGTGCCTGGATCTCTGCAATCTATCAGGTTGTCTGATAGGTGGCTCCTATGGACCTATAGTCATTGACACTCATTCCAGGCTGTCGGGAAATGTCTCTGTGTAGAGAGGTTTTACTGGTCTTCCTGGACACCCTGGGGAATACTGAGAAGAGAAATATGAGTGATAACTACACGGttttagaaagagaaatgttTGTGTGGCAAGGCTGGAGAGGAGGCAAATACTCAGTGATCATAATTGAAACCAGCCACACACACCAAAACCGTTTGCTATAGCAAAGCTGACCTGAGAATTGTTGTTTGATGGTTTTTGGTTTCTGTTCATTGCTCTCTCACCAATGAAGTCTCCTGTCCTGGAACCAGCCACCTCCTTGGCAGGGACCCCAGCACTCTCCAGGGCTCCATAGGTGCATTCCAGAAGCAATTTCTGCTGAGGGTCCAGACATTCAGCTTCCAAGTCACTAATTCCAAACAAGTTATTGTCAAATTCACTCAATCTACAAAGAACAAAATGGCATTAAATGGCCTCTGAAGAATACCTACTTAGATTAGTacttatgcattttttttcttctgtaaaatgcgGTTGCCAAATTTTCAGATTATGTTGGCTCATCTCATGTAATCATTAGTTTCTGTTACCTTTtactttctggttttgttttgttttgttttgtttttcttgagatggagtctcgctctgttgcttaggTGGGACCAGGCTGGTGTGCTGTgatgtgatctcggttcactgcaacctctgcctcccaggttcaagcgatcttcctgcctcagcctcctgagtagctgggattacaggtgcatgccaccatgcccagctaattttgtatttttagtagagacagagttttgtcatgttggccaggctggtctcaaactcctgacctcaagtgatcctcctgcctcagcctcccaaagtgctgggattacaggtgtgagccaccttgcccagccctagTTTCTGTTAGCTGTTATTTTGTTTAATACTAGATAATTGTAAAGCACATCATAAACTAGGTGATTTCTTTGGGGCCCTGATagagtttggatatgtgtcccacccaaatcgcatcttgaattataatcttcagtattggaggtggggcctggagaaaggtgactggatcatgggggtggaattCTCATGAGTGGTTTAGCATCACCCTCTTGATGCTGTCTTCACCATAGTGAGTGTCTTCTCATGAGATCtagatagtgagtgacttctcatgagatctagctAGTGAGTGATTTCTCGTGAGATCTAgctgtttgaaagtgtgtggcacctcacGCTGTCTCTCAATACTGCTTTCCCCATGTgaggtgcctgctccccctttgccttctgctatgattggaagcttcctgaggcccccccAGAAGCCAATGCTAgtatacttcctgtacagcctgcagaaccatgagccagttaaatctcttttatgaattacccagtctcaggtatttccttatagcaatgcaatAATGAACTAATGTAGGCCCACTCCTGCTCTCTTCTGTCTTACCAACAATACCGGGTATGGTTCAGATGGAATTACTGGATAAAGTACTAGATTAAAAGGTTCAAGgaatttctttatacattctcgCCTGTTTATATCAGTTTCAATCAAATACGGAGCCAGCACATTTGCTTACTAAGAAATATAATAAAGACTATAAAAACAGGAGTTGCAGGTTGAGGAAAGAGGAAGTAAGGGGAAATGACCATTTAGGTTTCTAGTTTGGATGACTACAAAAAATGTAAGACAAATGAAGGCAAGAGAGACTTTGTAGTAGGGCAATTTTAGGTCTACCCGGGATAGATACAGGAGTAGGGAACAGACTTGGGtggaaaaatgtaaagaaatagcaTGCTGAGCATGttgagaagaaattaaaaagttaaagggCCCTAACAGTAAATCACTAAAGAATttcattggctgggtgcagtggctcacacctgtaatgccagcactttgggaggccaaggtgggtagatcacttgagctcaggagtttgagaccagcctggccaacatggccaaaccctgtctctgctaaaaatacaaaattagctgggcttggtggtgtgcacctatcatctcagctactcaggaggctaaggcaggagaatcacctgaacccaggaggcagaggttacagtgagctgagatcgctccactgcactccagccttggcgacaaagtgagaccctgtctcaaaaaagaaaaaaaaagagccaggtgtagtggctcacgcctgtaatcccagcactttgggaggccgaggttggcagatcacctgaggtcaggagtttgagaccagcctggccaacatggtgaaaccccatctcgactaaaaatacaaaaattagctaggtgtggtggcacatgcctgtaatcccagctactcaggcaggctgaggcaggagaatcactggaactcaggagatggaggttgcagtgagccaagaccacaccactgcactccagcctgggtgacagagtgtgaccatgtctcaaaaaaaaaaaaaaaaagaaaaaagaatttcattaACAGGATTTGAAATAAACTAACCAGATGAACTATTTTTGGAAATTCCAGCAATAATCTTACCTTTCAATAGAAGCAACTCTTCTTGCCCGGCTTTTACCTGGCTTGGTGTCATCTGCATCATACCATCCTTCAATATTAAGCCTTTCTGGTAAAATCTCTACCATGCAGTTTCTGCCTTCCATAAGCACTTGCCAGAAGTTGTCAATTCCCTCTCCTATTAGAAAATTATAATCTAAAAAATTATTCACTCTGGTcgtaaaataaatacacagaatcaaaacaaacaaaaaaaaaccctttgtaTGAATTATATCATGTAATCTTCATATGCAGTAGCTAGAATATTACTTATGTTCTTACACGTAATAAAACTGAAACTAACAGaggttaaatatttttcttttttctttttttttttttgaggtggagtctcgctctgttgcccaggctggagtgcaatggcgcaatctcggctcactgcaagtcctgccttccgggttcacgccattttcctgcctcagccttcagagtagctgggactacaggcgtccccccaccacgcccagctaatttttttgtatttttagtagagacggggtttcaccgtgttagccaggatggtctcgatcgcctgacctcgtaatctgcccgcctcggcctccgaaagttctgggattacaggcctgaaccacggTACCCGGCTG belongs to Symphalangus syndactylus isolate Jambi chromosome 4, NHGRI_mSymSyn1-v2.1_pri, whole genome shotgun sequence and includes:
- the LOC129480752 gene encoding putative uncharacterized protein encoded by LINC00614, which encodes MEGRNCMVEILPERLNIEGWYDADDTKPGKSRARRVASIERLSEFDNNLFGISDLEAECLDPQQKLLLECTYGALESAGVPAKEVAGSRTGDFIGERAMNRNQKPSNNNSQVSFAIANGFGVCGWFQL